A stretch of Planococcus citri chromosome 5, ihPlaCitr1.1, whole genome shotgun sequence DNA encodes these proteins:
- the LOC135849029 gene encoding uncharacterized protein LOC135849029, which yields MNTGKKSEKFPTCVAACPASPHSEQENIINKYASITGNGIFLQDVYKNCQIEKMKIDICDKRPTPAIVWNKSMEGYEIGFELFYDEEKKINLPCWDYDKYIRIIDGKPDRNQKLPPNNKEIQSYNDNDSFSFQVKNKENDNPKFVFYFIEVLVITEFNLARNRMIAFTKDAINDNYFEETRKISRCRNYYFGGQKDETPIDENLEILGYEEYATKFNEKSDKTEKVKHHLEKTQIIPTHMFHTYWTRIATCTYLNTAFIWNTIANEQLKKVDLFLYAFYRIWPSEVNITFGVTGILKGIRDKVMKGFESEHHLFKQYPVPEIIFRRVEYRLKDEIYAAVIVIHNAVHYKLPPKRICIKNLHGWEDISNIGAEIPGKTYVCRLTKKIYEKLGINVATLPKIKDLRLDQLPHVKDKIGTVGYADVSLIVREEFKRIKDPDMSVESFNNEDVSEMIRRMKLEEANVKDPNVAA from the exons atgaacactggaaaaaaatctgaaaaattcccCACCTGCGTTGCTGCCTGTCCGGCTTCTCCACATTCAGAGCAAGAAAACATAATCAACAAGTATGCTTCCATTACTGGAAATGGTATATTTTTGCAAGATGTATACAAAAActgccaaattgaaaaaatgaagattgacATTTGTGACAAACGACCAACCCCTGCGATAGTTTGGAATAAATCAATGGAGGGGTACGAAATTGGGTTTGAG tTGTTttatgatgaagaaaaaaaaataaatttaccatGTTGGGATTATGATAAATACATCAGA ATCATCGATGGAAAACCAGACAGAAATCAAAAACTACCCCCAAATAACAAAGAAATACAATCATACAACGACAACgatagtttcagttttcaagtgaaaaacaaagaaaacgaTAACCCTAAATTT GTATTCTATTTCATAGAAGTGCTAGTAATCACAGAGTTTAATCTTGCACGAAACAGGATGATCGCATTTACAAAAGACGCaataaatgataattatttcgAAGAAACTCGGAAAATTTCTCGCTGCAGAAATTATTACTTCGGAGGCCAAAAAGATGAAACTCCAATCGATGAAAATCTCGAAATCCTGg GATATGAAGAGTATGCGactaaattcaatgaaaaatccGACAAAACAGAAAAAGTCAAACACCATCtagaaaaaactcaaataataccCACCCACATGTTCCACACATATTGGACCAGAATAGCTACCTGCACGTATCTGAACACTGCATTCATTTGGAACACCATTGCAAATGAgcaattgaaaaaagtcgatTTGTTTTTATACGCTTTTTATCGA atTTGGCCTTCTGAAGTTAATATAACTTTCGGAGTGACAGGAATATTGAAGGGAATCCGTGATAAAGTGATGAAAGGATTTGAATCAGAGCATCACCTCTTCAAACAGTATCCAGTCCCAGAAATAATATTTCGACGAGTCGAATATCGTTTAAAAGATGAAATCTATGCAGCTGTCATTGTGATCCATAACGCCGTTCATTACAAATTACCTCCGAAACGAATTTGCATCAAAAATTTACACGGCTGGGAAGATATAAGTAATATAGGTGCTGAAATTCCTGGAAAAACTTACGTGTGTCGTTTGACAAAAAAGATTTATGAGAAATTAGGGATCAATGTGGcaactttaccaaaaataaaagaTCTCAGACTGGATCAATTGCCTCATGTCAAAGATAAAATTGGAACTGTTGGTTATGCTGATGTGAGTTTAATAGTTCGTGAAGAATTTAAACGAATTAAGGATCCAGATATGTCTGTTGAGAGCTTCAACAATGAGGATGTAAGTGAGATGATTCGTAGAATGAAATTGGAAGAAGCAAATGTAAAAGATCCAAATGTAGCAGcttga
- the LOC135846798 gene encoding uncharacterized protein LOC135846798: MNSLRFISICITLWCSSYVARIQCAERAYPGYQTDSIVNEKIAIEGHGVFLKDVYDEKTPTTRIGTVCETQLAPTLAWNKRMESYDIGYELFHGVGKTQLESWDYFRYRKVIDGEPDKNPRPIPHDDTVESIYNVDDTIIPIDNNLVKVSFKIKPYDEHPSTVDYYWIDVLTITVNPNQRKIFFTRDLINYYIHRTITIDTCTVYYLGNGKVANAQPSYQPVGDILQNTQIIPMRMFHTLASRLATCTYLNFAFMWKSVAEGILKHIDLFLYSLYRVFPEKLDITFGALGDLQVDPTERQRIAYENEQIREFPIPEKLYRLVEYDYTDEFFTDGTIFQTIIIIHNNPASGQEAGRICRVEEEIKGWDDIKNTNMPGLSYACPVTKQLAENLHVPRGVVLTDVLRPLNLKEFPTSRNRFSGRFRTGSVLSKVYKERDQLISDNNTT; the protein is encoded by the exons ATGAATTCGTTGAGATTTATCTCAATTTGCATTACACTTTGGTGTTCCAGTTATGTGGCAAGAATACAATGTGCAGAAAGAG CTTACCCAGGTTACCAAACAGATTCCATTGTTAACGAGAAGATTGCTATTGAAGGACATGGTGTATTCTTAAAGGATGTCTATGATGAGAAAACACCCACAACCAGAATAGGTACAGTTTGTGAAACACAGCTAGCACCTACGTTGGCTTGGAACAAACGGATGGAATCTTATGATATTGGTTACGag cTATTTCATGGCGTTGGTAAAACTCAATTAGAAAGCTGGGATTATTTCAGATATAGAAAG GTAATTGATGGAGAACCAgataaaaatccaagaccaaTTCCTCATGATGACACCGTAGAATCCATCTATAATGTTGATGACACCATAATACCCATCGACAATAACCTAGTAAAAGTTTCATTTAAAATCAAACCCTACGACGAACACCCATCAACTGTg gaCTATTATTGGATAGACGTATTAACCATAACAGTCAATCCCAATCAGAGAAAGATATTCTTCACAAGAGACcttattaattattatataCATAGGACCATAACCATCGATACCTGCACAGTTTACTATTTAGGAAATGGCAAAGTTGCAAACGCTCAACCCAGCTACCAACCAGTTGGAGATATTTTACAGAATACTCAAATAATACCAATGCGCATGTTCCACACATTGGCAAGTCGACTTGCCACCTGCACCTATCTAAATTTCGCATTCATGTGGAAAAGTGTGGCTGAAGGAATACTCAAACATATCGACCTGTTTTTGTATTCGTTGTATCGA gtatttcctgaaaaattggaCATAACTTTCGGCGCACTGGGTGATTTACAAGTGGACCCCACAGAACGCCAAAGAATTGCTTATGAAAATGAACAGATCCGCGAGTTCCCTATCCCTGAAAAACTATACCGACTAGTCGAGTATGACTACACAGATGAGTTCTTCACAGACGGTACAATATTCCAAACAATCATAATCATCCATAATAATCCTGCCTCGGGGCAAGAAGCAGGCCGAATATGCAGGGTTGAAGAAGAAATTAAAGGCTGGGATGATATAAAAAACACCAACATGCCTGGATTAAGTTACGCGTGTCCTGTGACAAAGCAACTTGCTGAAAACCTGCACGTTCCGAGGGGAGTAGTGTTGACAGATGTTTTGAGACCCCTCAATTTGAAAGAGTTTCCTACCAGCAGAAATAGATTTTCAGGTCGATTTCGTACTGGCTCTGTACTTTCAAAAGTTTACAAAGAACGTGATCAACTTATAAGCGATAACAACACCACTTAA